One uncultured Caproiciproducens sp. DNA segment encodes these proteins:
- a CDS encoding farnesyl diphosphate synthase codes for MPNQSEKHLIEMIDAKLAEYLPEEDFLQADLINAMRYSLLGGGKRIRPILVLEFCRICGGDEKTALPFACAVEMIHTYSLIHDDLPCMDDDDMRRGRPSNHKVFGEDTALLAGDALLTMAFETMLSDEAVSLAGTQRVAKAAGLLARAAGAYGMVGGQVIDLMSEGRSITLETLKQMDECKTGALILASAQMGCVLAGADDRQLEAVENYARAIGLAFQIVDDILDVTSDTQTLGKPVGSDNGNNKCTYVSLMGLQNAGKAAEELTSAAVEALKGFGEEAEYLIELAKKLAARKK; via the coding sequence ATGCCTAATCAAAGCGAGAAACATCTGATTGAAATGATTGACGCGAAATTAGCGGAATATCTTCCGGAAGAAGATTTTCTTCAGGCTGATTTAATCAATGCCATGCGCTATAGTTTGCTGGGCGGGGGCAAAAGAATCCGACCGATTTTGGTACTGGAATTTTGCAGAATCTGCGGCGGCGATGAAAAGACTGCGCTGCCTTTCGCCTGTGCGGTTGAAATGATCCACACTTATTCGCTGATTCACGACGATCTTCCGTGCATGGACGACGACGACATGCGCCGCGGCCGACCTTCCAATCATAAGGTGTTTGGCGAAGACACCGCTCTGCTTGCGGGGGACGCGCTTCTGACTATGGCCTTTGAAACCATGCTCTCCGACGAGGCTGTGAGTCTGGCCGGTACACAGCGCGTGGCGAAGGCGGCCGGATTACTCGCCCGGGCTGCCGGCGCGTATGGAATGGTTGGGGGTCAGGTGATCGATCTGATGAGCGAAGGGCGCTCCATCACACTGGAAACGTTAAAGCAGATGGATGAGTGTAAGACCGGGGCGCTGATTCTGGCTTCTGCACAGATGGGCTGTGTTCTCGCAGGAGCGGACGACAGACAGTTGGAAGCAGTTGAAAATTATGCCAGAGCAATCGGCCTCGCATTTCAGATCGTGGACGATATTTTGGATGTGACAAGCGATACCCAAACGCTTGGGAAACCTGTCGGCAGCGATAACGGGAATAATAAGTGTACGTACGTGTCCCTGATGGGACTTCAAAATGCCGGAAAGGCCGCGGAAGAACTGACTTCGGCTGCGGTTGAAGCACTTAAAGGCTTCGGTGAAGAAGCTGAATATCTCATTGAGCTTGCGAAAAAGCTCGCCGCACGCAAAAAGTAA
- the rplU gene encoding 50S ribosomal protein L21 encodes MFAVIETGGKQYKVQNDDVIYVEKLALEANSSVNFKVIAIDGDDGLKVGVPYVEGATVTGTVLKNGKGKKITVFTYKSKKSEKRKMGHRQPYTKVQITGINA; translated from the coding sequence ATGTTTGCAGTAATTGAAACAGGCGGCAAGCAATACAAGGTACAAAATGACGATGTCATTTATGTAGAAAAGCTTGCATTAGAAGCAAATTCCTCGGTCAATTTTAAAGTAATTGCAATTGACGGCGATGACGGACTCAAAGTAGGCGTTCCTTATGTTGAAGGAGCTACCGTAACAGGCACAGTTCTTAAAAACGGTAAGGGTAAGAAGATTACAGTCTTTACTTACAAATCAAAAAAGTCTGAAAAACGTAAAATGGGGCACAGACAGCCATACACGAAAGTACAGATTACCGGAATTAACGCATAA
- a CDS encoding ribosomal-processing cysteine protease Prp yields the protein MICAEFFTQPDGVLLGFSLSGHNGEAGRDIICAAVSSAAYMTANTITEIVKANAQVTVDDGYMLVRIPLNEAKDCHSILAGFKLHMIELEEQYPQNINVSYTEV from the coding sequence ATGATTTGTGCAGAATTTTTTACCCAGCCTGACGGTGTGCTTTTGGGATTTTCCCTAAGCGGCCACAACGGGGAAGCGGGCAGGGATATTATTTGTGCGGCGGTTTCCTCCGCGGCATATATGACTGCCAATACCATAACGGAAATTGTCAAGGCAAATGCTCAGGTTACTGTTGACGACGGTTATATGCTCGTCAGAATTCCATTGAACGAGGCGAAAGACTGCCACAGTATTCTTGCGGGGTTCAAACTTCATATGATAGAGCTTGAAGAACAGTATCCTCAAAATATTAATGTAAGCTATACGGAGGTGTAA
- the rpmA gene encoding 50S ribosomal protein L27, with product MIKINIQLFAHKKGMGSTKNGRDSESKRLGVKRADGQFVLAGNILVKQRGTHIHPGENVGIGSDDSLFALIDGRVKFERLGRDRKQASVYAVEQ from the coding sequence ATGATTAAAATCAATATACAGTTATTTGCTCATAAAAAGGGAATGGGTTCCACCAAGAACGGTCGTGATTCAGAATCCAAACGTCTTGGTGTGAAGCGTGCCGACGGTCAGTTTGTACTCGCCGGAAACATCCTTGTCAAGCAGCGCGGAACACATATTCATCCGGGTGAAAACGTCGGTATCGGTTCCGATGATTCTCTCTTTGCTTTGATTGACGGTCGTGTAAAGTTTGAGCGTCTTGGCCGTGACCGCAAGCAGGCCAGCGTTTACGCAGTGGAGCAATAA
- the obgE gene encoding GTPase ObgE — translation MFIDSAKITIKAGDGGNGKVSFHREKFVAAGGPDGGDGGRGGSIVFQVDDNQSTLADFRYKRKYVAKNGEDGMQKRCYGRKADDMVIRVPRGTLLKDAATGRLIADLSTDEPQTIAKGGRGGWGNSHFATPTRQTPRFAKAGTPGEAMELQMELKLLADVGLVGYPNVGKSTLVSVVSEAKPTIANYHFTTITPVLGVVRMTEGKSFVIADIPGLIEGAGEGAGLGHQFLRHVERCRMLVHIVDIAGSEGRDPKQDFQIINAELKKFNPDLAERPMLVAGNKCDLATEEQIADFKDYVEKQGYEFFPIMAAIRYQVDSLLNRIMEMLSKLPPVKQFEPEAAPLTPVDEIGRRDVKVTNQDGVFVVEGEWLVQVINSVNFDDYESLQYFQRVLISAGVIDALHEAGVQEGDTVSIYDIEFDFME, via the coding sequence ATGTTTATAGATAGTGCGAAAATCACAATAAAAGCGGGCGACGGCGGTAACGGCAAGGTTTCTTTTCACCGCGAAAAATTCGTCGCTGCCGGCGGACCGGACGGCGGTGACGGCGGCCGTGGCGGAAGTATCGTCTTTCAAGTGGATGATAACCAGTCCACGCTGGCGGATTTCCGCTATAAAAGAAAATATGTCGCCAAAAATGGCGAAGACGGCATGCAGAAGCGTTGCTATGGACGGAAAGCGGATGATATGGTTATCAGGGTTCCTAGGGGAACGCTGTTAAAGGATGCCGCTACCGGTCGCCTGATCGCTGACTTGTCCACCGACGAGCCGCAGACTATTGCAAAGGGCGGGCGGGGAGGCTGGGGCAACTCTCATTTTGCAACGCCTACGCGTCAAACGCCACGATTTGCAAAAGCGGGCACGCCGGGTGAAGCAATGGAATTGCAGATGGAATTAAAGCTATTGGCGGATGTCGGGCTGGTTGGCTATCCGAATGTAGGAAAATCGACCCTTGTTTCCGTTGTCAGTGAAGCAAAACCGACCATTGCCAATTATCATTTCACGACGATTACCCCGGTGCTCGGCGTCGTTCGTATGACGGAGGGCAAATCGTTTGTCATTGCCGATATTCCGGGGTTAATTGAGGGCGCTGGAGAAGGCGCCGGTCTGGGACATCAATTTTTACGGCATGTAGAGCGCTGCAGAATGCTTGTTCACATTGTCGATATTGCCGGAAGCGAAGGACGGGACCCGAAACAGGATTTTCAAATAATTAATGCGGAGCTGAAAAAGTTCAATCCCGACTTGGCGGAAAGGCCAATGCTTGTGGCCGGCAACAAATGTGATTTGGCGACGGAGGAGCAGATTGCCGACTTTAAGGATTATGTAGAAAAGCAGGGATATGAATTCTTTCCGATTATGGCTGCTATTCGCTATCAGGTCGATTCTCTGCTGAACCGTATTATGGAAATGCTTAGCAAGCTGCCGCCGGTCAAGCAGTTTGAGCCGGAGGCGGCGCCTCTGACACCGGTGGACGAAATCGGCCGCCGTGACGTCAAAGTAACCAATCAGGACGGCGTGTTTGTTGTAGAGGGAGAATGGCTTGTACAAGTCATTAATTCGGTCAATTTTGACGATTACGAATCGCTTCAGTATTTTCAGCGTGTGCTGATCAGTGCAGGCGTTATTGACGCTCTGCATGAAGCAGGCGTTCAGGAAGGCGACACCGTCAGTATCTATGATATTGAATTTGATTTTATGGAGTAA
- a CDS encoding ribonuclease III domain-containing protein — MERLYNADCDPRQLSPLTLAFIGDGVFELFVRERLVCKGNCPVHSLHKQSVAQVCCGAQARVSQKLLPALTEEEMEIFKRGRNAHTNHIPKNAAIADYHAATAFEALFGYLYLSGNIGRLREIFNMICED; from the coding sequence TTGGAACGATTATATAATGCGGACTGCGACCCGAGGCAATTAAGTCCTTTGACGCTTGCCTTTATTGGAGACGGTGTTTTTGAACTTTTTGTGCGTGAACGTCTTGTGTGTAAAGGAAACTGCCCGGTTCATTCTCTGCACAAACAATCGGTTGCACAGGTTTGCTGCGGGGCACAGGCTCGGGTTTCGCAAAAACTTCTACCGGCTCTGACGGAAGAAGAGATGGAAATATTCAAACGTGGCCGCAATGCGCATACAAACCACATTCCTAAAAATGCGGCGATTGCGGATTATCATGCGGCAACCGCTTTTGAAGCCCTGTTTGGTTATCTTTATCTTTCCGGCAATATTGGCCGCCTGCGTGAAATCTTCAATATGATCTGTGAAGATTAA
- a CDS encoding YitT family protein, translating into MLSETPKQKVIGMFKDIVFFVAGSLIYAVSVNVFTAPNQIAPGGITGVSTMINYIAQWPIGMTGLLLNIPIFIWAVMEIGYKLVGKTIVATVFVSVAIDLVGRIVPSYTGEKMLAAIFGGIIEGIGLSLVFMRGGTTGGSDLVARLLGRRLRNLSMGKLMLGIDMTVVIASAFVYGSIESALYAVITIFVSTRLIDAILYGTDTGTGKLLFIMSIKNDEIAQDILTDMDRGVTVLKSRGAYSGREGEVLLCAVRRYEVVKVKDIVRSHDKDAFMIIGDAGEISGEGFREVKVEDKTLKELIAHANAKKK; encoded by the coding sequence ATGCTTTCCGAAACTCCAAAGCAAAAAGTCATCGGTATGTTCAAAGATATTGTATTTTTCGTTGCCGGCAGTTTAATTTATGCCGTCTCCGTAAATGTATTTACCGCTCCGAATCAGATTGCGCCGGGCGGTATTACCGGTGTCAGTACCATGATTAACTATATAGCACAATGGCCGATCGGTATGACCGGCCTTCTGCTGAATATTCCAATCTTTATTTGGGCGGTTATGGAAATTGGGTACAAGCTCGTCGGAAAAACAATCGTTGCGACGGTGTTTGTGTCAGTTGCGATTGATTTAGTCGGAAGAATTGTACCGTCCTATACCGGTGAAAAAATGCTTGCAGCTATTTTTGGCGGGATTATTGAAGGAATAGGGCTTTCGCTTGTGTTTATGCGCGGAGGTACCACCGGCGGTTCCGATTTAGTCGCCCGGCTGCTTGGCAGAAGATTGCGCAACTTATCCATGGGAAAGCTGATGCTTGGAATTGATATGACGGTAGTGATCGCGTCTGCGTTTGTTTACGGCAGCATTGAGAGCGCCCTTTATGCCGTCATCACAATATTCGTTTCGACCCGTTTGATTGATGCAATCCTTTATGGTACGGATACGGGAACAGGCAAGCTGTTGTTTATTATGTCCATAAAAAATGACGAGATTGCGCAGGATATTCTGACCGATATGGATCGAGGTGTCACTGTCTTAAAATCACGCGGCGCATACAGCGGACGGGAGGGTGAAGTTTTACTTTGTGCTGTTCGCCGTTACGAGGTCGTAAAAGTGAAGGATATTGTTCGCTCTCATGATAAAGATGCGTTTATGATTATCGGTGACGCGGGTGAAATCTCCGGCGAGGGTTTCCGAGAGGTAAAAGTGGAGGACAAAACGCTGAAAGAATTGATTGCACACGCTAATGCAAAAAAAAAGTGA
- a CDS encoding RsmF rRNA methyltransferase first C-terminal domain-containing protein, which yields MIELPQNFKNKMKKMLEKDYDNFLSCYNEPYYRGIRLNTLKCNKQKLEASLPFQIEKAPFSPFSYYIPHESSKIGFLPMHHAGAFYSQEPSAASAVTALAPKPGEKVLDLCAAPGGKSTQIAALLNGSGLLWSNEIVKSRANILLSNIERTGVKNAVVSSCHPEVLCNGLAGYFDKVLVDAPCSGEGMFRRDEQAVQDWSQEHVEACAVRQLAILLSAANALKENGVLVYSTCTFSAEENEDVVSTFLKQRNDFTLLECDQPFGRPAYLAKARRVFPMDGGEGHFVAVMQRLSKNSAYPAPYSLKNTKMQDMAKDLYSQIFRAELTSAIEQIGDSFLLLPSELPHLKGLGVIRAGVLLGEAKKNRIEPAHAAFMAAKPQELNFLIDLPHDSNRISAFLRGEEIETNESFRGFAGVAVNGVLTGFGKCSNGRLKNRYPKGLRNN from the coding sequence TTGATTGAGTTGCCCCAAAACTTTAAAAACAAGATGAAAAAAATGCTTGAAAAGGATTATGATAATTTTTTAAGCTGCTATAACGAACCATATTATCGCGGTATTCGGCTTAATACATTAAAATGTAATAAACAAAAGCTGGAAGCTTCGCTTCCATTTCAAATTGAAAAAGCCCCCTTTTCGCCGTTTTCCTACTATATTCCTCATGAATCATCCAAAATTGGTTTTTTGCCCATGCATCATGCGGGTGCTTTTTATTCACAGGAGCCGTCCGCTGCAAGTGCGGTAACCGCGTTAGCTCCCAAACCAGGGGAAAAGGTGCTCGATTTATGTGCCGCTCCCGGGGGAAAGTCGACGCAGATCGCGGCCCTTCTGAACGGAAGCGGGCTGCTGTGGTCCAATGAAATCGTTAAAAGCAGAGCCAATATTTTGCTTTCAAATATTGAACGGACCGGAGTAAAAAACGCCGTGGTTTCTTCGTGTCATCCGGAGGTCCTTTGCAATGGACTTGCAGGGTACTTCGACAAAGTGCTGGTTGACGCTCCTTGCTCGGGTGAGGGGATGTTCCGGCGGGACGAACAGGCTGTGCAGGACTGGAGCCAGGAACATGTTGAAGCCTGTGCGGTGCGTCAGCTTGCTATTTTGCTGAGTGCCGCCAATGCTTTAAAGGAAAACGGAGTGCTGGTCTATTCCACCTGTACTTTCTCCGCTGAGGAAAACGAAGACGTCGTTTCAACTTTTTTGAAACAACGGAATGACTTTACACTGTTAGAATGCGACCAACCTTTCGGCCGTCCCGCTTATTTGGCGAAAGCGCGCCGTGTTTTTCCCATGGACGGGGGAGAGGGACATTTTGTTGCCGTTATGCAAAGGCTTTCCAAAAACAGTGCGTATCCGGCCCCCTATTCGCTTAAAAACACTAAAATGCAGGATATGGCAAAGGATTTATACAGTCAGATATTTAGAGCAGAGCTTACTAGTGCGATTGAGCAGATCGGCGATTCTTTTCTGTTGCTTCCAAGCGAGCTTCCACATCTAAAGGGGCTGGGCGTTATCCGCGCGGGTGTTCTGCTTGGGGAGGCCAAAAAAAACCGAATTGAACCGGCTCATGCGGCATTTATGGCTGCTAAGCCGCAGGAACTGAATTTTTTAATTGACTTGCCTCATGATTCAAACCGGATATCAGCTTTTTTACGCGGAGAAGAAATTGAAACAAACGAAAGCTTCCGAGGCTTTGCCGGTGTGGCGGTCAACGGCGTTCTGACAGGATTTGGGAAATGTTCAAATGGACGTTTAAAAAACCGATATCCTAAAGGATTACGCAATAATTGA
- a CDS encoding branched-chain amino acid aminotransferase — protein sequence MQEIRVELTEHPQTKPTDSNKLGFGTIFTDHMFIMNYDEGEGWHDARIVPFGPIELSPAAMCLHYGQSVFEGMKAYRAVDGRILLFRPDKNMARLNSSNERLCIPLIDEEFGKKAIEKLVSIEKDWIPSAEGTSLYIRPFIIGIDPHVGVHPAQHLLFMVLCSPVGAYYPEGLNPVKIYVETNYVRAVKGGMGYTKTAGNYAASLKAQDEAEKQNYTQVLWLDGVERKYIEEVGTMNVFFVIGDEIITPALQGSILPGITRMSSIELLKSWGMNVVERKLSIDELADAAANGQLKEAFGTGTAAVVSPIGHLKWEDDVMNINNGKIGPISQRLYDTLTGIQWGKIKDEFGWTVEVK from the coding sequence ATGCAGGAAATCAGAGTGGAATTAACTGAACATCCACAAACTAAGCCAACCGATTCAAATAAGCTCGGATTCGGTACGATATTTACAGATCATATGTTCATTATGAACTATGATGAGGGAGAGGGCTGGCATGACGCCAGAATTGTCCCGTTTGGACCGATTGAGCTTTCACCGGCAGCAATGTGCCTGCATTACGGCCAGTCTGTCTTTGAAGGAATGAAGGCGTATCGCGCGGTAGACGGCAGAATTCTGCTTTTCAGACCGGATAAAAACATGGCCCGTCTCAATTCCTCCAATGAACGGCTTTGTATTCCGCTGATTGATGAGGAATTCGGTAAAAAGGCGATTGAAAAGCTTGTTTCAATAGAAAAAGACTGGATTCCATCCGCTGAAGGGACTTCTCTTTATATTCGTCCGTTCATCATTGGAATAGACCCCCATGTCGGCGTGCATCCGGCGCAGCATTTACTTTTTATGGTTCTTTGCTCCCCTGTCGGTGCGTATTATCCGGAGGGTTTGAACCCTGTTAAGATTTATGTTGAAACCAATTATGTACGTGCGGTGAAAGGCGGGATGGGTTACACCAAGACAGCCGGAAACTATGCGGCATCTTTAAAAGCGCAGGATGAAGCGGAAAAACAAAACTACACGCAAGTGCTTTGGCTCGATGGCGTGGAGCGCAAGTATATTGAAGAAGTCGGTACCATGAATGTATTTTTTGTCATTGGGGATGAAATCATTACTCCCGCTCTGCAAGGCTCCATTCTGCCGGGTATTACCCGCATGTCCTCCATTGAACTGCTTAAATCATGGGGAATGAATGTTGTGGAACGCAAATTATCCATTGATGAACTTGCAGATGCTGCGGCAAACGGACAGCTTAAAGAAGCTTTCGGCACCGGTACCGCTGCTGTTGTTTCCCCGATTGGCCATTTGAAGTGGGAAGACGATGTGATGAATATCAACAACGGCAAAATCGGGCCGATCTCTCAGCGCCTCTATGATACCCTTACGGGAATTCAATGGGGAAAAATAAAAGACGAATTCGGCTGGACTGTTGAAGTAAAATAA
- a CDS encoding RluA family pseudouridine synthase gives MRELSFLVPNEYDGIGLKSFLRSYCGISSRLMIRLKREPRGITNNDLHAIVTDILKAGDIVRIRMPDDQKQHEPLSLPLAVVYEDSDVLVVNKPADMPMYPTPGHDCDSLANVVAAYFLSMEERLAFRPVYRLDKDTTGLVVLAKNSYCAAHLAAKIEKEYIAVCEGNLFGSGMIKEPIGLKVGHKIQREVTENGDMAITLWKELQCGSGHTLLSFHLKTGRTHQIRVHMSHAGHPLAGDDLYGGSLQLIKRQALHCMGIHFVHPVTKKNLNFSSDMPDDMKDLMDACGMEK, from the coding sequence ATGCGCGAGCTTTCTTTTTTGGTTCCAAATGAATATGATGGAATAGGGCTGAAAAGTTTCTTACGTTCTTATTGCGGAATTTCCTCACGTTTGATGATCCGGCTGAAGCGTGAACCGAGGGGAATCACAAATAATGATTTGCACGCAATTGTGACGGACATTTTGAAAGCCGGGGATATCGTGCGCATACGGATGCCTGATGATCAAAAACAACATGAACCACTCAGTCTGCCTCTTGCGGTTGTATATGAGGACAGTGATGTTCTGGTTGTCAATAAGCCCGCCGATATGCCGATGTATCCGACCCCCGGCCACGACTGTGACAGCCTTGCGAACGTTGTTGCAGCATATTTCCTTTCTATGGAGGAAAGGCTTGCCTTCCGTCCTGTATATCGTTTGGATAAAGATACAACAGGACTCGTCGTTTTAGCGAAAAATTCTTATTGCGCGGCGCATCTTGCCGCTAAAATCGAGAAGGAATATATCGCTGTGTGTGAAGGAAATCTTTTTGGAAGCGGAATGATCAAGGAACCAATTGGTCTCAAAGTGGGGCATAAAATTCAGCGTGAAGTTACGGAAAACGGTGATATGGCAATTACATTGTGGAAAGAATTGCAATGCGGAAGCGGACACACGCTTCTTTCGTTCCACTTGAAAACAGGAAGAACCCACCAGATACGCGTGCATATGTCGCACGCAGGCCATCCGCTCGCCGGTGACGATCTATACGGCGGAAGCCTTCAGTTGATTAAAAGACAAGCTCTGCATTGTATGGGTATTCATTTTGTCCATCCGGTTACAAAGAAGAACTTGAACTTTTCTTCTGATATGCCTGATGACATGAAAGACCTGATGGATGCATGCGGTATGGAAAAATAA
- a CDS encoding transporter substrate-binding domain-containing protein encodes MKKLSKIAAFLLASVMVLSAAGCSQAGTTSSAAASAAGSEAASAAASTTLDKIKADGYVTMSTNAEFEPFEYKDGDKIVGIDIEISQKIADKLGVTLKINDVSFDTLTTELGSGKTNFVAAGMTENEDRKKNVDFSDTYFDASQAIIVAKGSAIKSRTDLNGKKVGVQQGTTGDTFCTNEDGKSDIKVGSTERYSKGVDAVTDLINGKIDAVVIDDFPAKKFVEKNADKLVKLDEALTVEQYAIAVPKGDTAMLATVNSVLSELKSSGELSKIIDKYKEALGA; translated from the coding sequence ATGAAAAAGTTATCAAAAATAGCAGCATTTTTACTTGCTTCGGTAATGGTGCTTTCAGCAGCAGGCTGTTCTCAGGCTGGCACCACATCATCCGCCGCGGCAAGTGCGGCAGGCAGTGAGGCCGCAAGTGCGGCAGCTTCCACCACTTTGGATAAAATTAAGGCGGACGGATATGTAACCATGTCCACAAATGCGGAGTTTGAACCGTTCGAATACAAAGACGGCGATAAGATTGTAGGTATTGATATTGAGATTTCCCAAAAAATTGCGGATAAGCTTGGTGTTACACTGAAAATTAATGATGTTTCTTTTGACACGTTGACCACGGAGCTTGGTTCTGGTAAAACGAATTTTGTAGCGGCCGGCATGACCGAAAACGAGGACAGAAAGAAAAATGTTGATTTTTCGGACACTTATTTTGATGCGTCGCAGGCAATCATCGTTGCAAAAGGCAGTGCGATTAAATCCCGTACGGATTTAAACGGCAAAAAGGTTGGCGTTCAGCAGGGCACAACCGGGGATACATTCTGCACCAATGAAGATGGAAAAAGTGACATAAAGGTTGGCTCCACCGAGCGTTATTCCAAAGGCGTTGATGCGGTAACCGATTTGATCAACGGCAAAATTGATGCGGTCGTTATCGATGATTTTCCGGCTAAGAAATTTGTAGAGAAAAATGCTGACAAACTTGTCAAGCTTGATGAAGCATTAACGGTCGAACAGTATGCGATTGCAGTTCCGAAGGGCGACACAGCCATGTTGGCAACTGTAAACAGCGTTCTTAGTGAATTAAAATCAAGCGGTGAGCTTAGTAAGATTATTGATAAGTACAAAGAGGCACTGGGCGCCTGA
- a CDS encoding amino acid ABC transporter permease has protein sequence MYSLIAALPLSYFSEFPQKFYDAFILKDRYKNILFGLGNTLMITFFAVIIGIILGTIIALIKVMHNNDRKKFRFLNAVCNVYLTVIRGTPVVVQLMIMWYIVFQPPVNLDRIVAAILAFGINSGAYVAEVIRSGIQSVDKGQVEAGRSLGLNQRDTMVKIVFPQALKNVLPAIGNEFIALLKETSVAGYIAIQDLTKGGDIIRSITYDPYTSLLAVAGIYLLIVMGLTALLGKLERRLHRSDNR, from the coding sequence ATGTATTCTCTGATTGCGGCGCTTCCGCTCTCTTATTTTTCAGAATTTCCGCAGAAATTCTATGATGCATTTATACTGAAGGACAGATATAAAAATATTTTGTTCGGTCTGGGAAATACCCTTATGATCACTTTCTTCGCGGTGATTATCGGTATTATCCTCGGAACGATTATCGCCCTTATTAAGGTAATGCACAATAACGACAGAAAGAAATTTAGATTTTTAAATGCGGTATGCAATGTTTATCTGACTGTCATCCGCGGCACGCCTGTCGTCGTCCAATTGATGATTATGTGGTACATCGTCTTTCAGCCGCCGGTGAACCTAGACCGGATTGTCGCGGCAATTCTTGCGTTCGGCATCAACTCAGGCGCGTATGTCGCGGAGGTAATTCGAAGCGGAATTCAATCCGTCGACAAAGGGCAGGTTGAAGCGGGGCGCTCTCTTGGCTTGAACCAGCGCGATACCATGGTGAAAATTGTATTTCCGCAAGCTTTAAAAAATGTTTTGCCGGCAATCGGCAATGAATTTATCGCTCTTCTGAAAGAAACCTCCGTCGCAGGATATATCGCCATACAGGATTTAACGAAGGGCGGGGATATCATCAGGAGTATTACGTATGATCCGTATACTTCGCTTTTGGCTGTCGCAGGCATTTATCTGTTGATTGTCATGGGCCTGACCGCTTTGCTCGGCAAGCTTGAGAGGAGGCTGCACAGAAGTGATAACCGTTAA
- a CDS encoding amino acid ABC transporter ATP-binding protein — protein MITVKDLRKTFHTLNGDLDVLKGINHNIEKGEKVVIVGPSGSGKSTFLRCLNLLEQPTGGEVWFEGIQINVPESNINQLRQKMGMVFQHFNLFPHLTVLENITLAPITLKLKTPEQAEQQAKQLLDRVGLADKAEAYPVQLSGGQKQRIAIVRALAMNPDVMLFDEPTSALDPEMVGEVLEVMKELAADGMTMVVVTHEMGFAREVATRVLFMDDGQVVEEATPDQFFDHPKNPRLQDFLSKVL, from the coding sequence GTGATAACCGTTAAAGATTTGAGAAAGACTTTTCATACCCTCAATGGGGATTTGGATGTTTTAAAAGGAATCAATCATAACATTGAAAAGGGAGAGAAAGTTGTTATTGTCGGTCCCTCCGGTTCGGGTAAAAGTACTTTTCTGCGCTGCCTGAATTTGCTTGAACAGCCGACTGGCGGCGAGGTGTGGTTTGAAGGAATACAGATCAATGTTCCGGAAAGCAATATCAACCAGCTTCGTCAGAAAATGGGAATGGTGTTCCAGCATTTCAATCTGTTTCCGCATTTGACAGTGCTTGAGAATATCACGCTCGCGCCGATCACATTAAAGCTGAAAACGCCTGAGCAGGCGGAACAGCAGGCAAAACAGCTGCTTGACCGTGTCGGGCTCGCCGATAAAGCGGAAGCTTACCCGGTTCAGCTTTCAGGCGGACAAAAACAGCGTATCGCTATTGTAAGGGCGCTCGCAATGAATCCCGATGTAATGCTTTTTGACGAACCTACCAGTGCGCTTGACCCTGAAATGGTCGGAGAGGTTTTAGAGGTTATGAAAGAACTTGCCGCCGATGGAATGACCATGGTGGTGGTAACGCATGAAATGGGATTTGCGCGGGAAGTCGCAACCCGCGTGCTGTTTATGGATGACGGCCAGGTGGTAGAAGAAGCTACCCCCGATCAGTTTTTTGATCATCCTAAAAACCCGAGGCTTCAAGACTTTTTGTCTAAAGTTCTTTAA